From one Streptomyces sp. R41 genomic stretch:
- a CDS encoding pyridoxamine 5'-phosphate oxidase family protein: MSGTQPQTELDPRYGSPGATATPWSEAVRRLAAAELYWLSTVRPDGRPHVTPLIGVWQDGAMHFTTGARERKALNLAGNPHVVLTTGTNTWAEGYDLVVEGEAVRVTDVARLRGLAKAWEEKYGTEWHFEVREDGAFQGQEGSSLVFAVAPRTAFGFGKGEPFSQTRWRFE, encoded by the coding sequence ATGTCCGGCACGCAACCGCAGACAGAGCTCGACCCGCGCTACGGCAGCCCCGGGGCGACCGCGACTCCGTGGTCGGAGGCCGTGCGGCGGCTGGCCGCGGCGGAGCTGTACTGGCTGTCGACGGTACGGCCGGACGGCCGGCCGCATGTGACGCCGCTGATCGGTGTCTGGCAGGACGGCGCGATGCACTTCACGACGGGCGCGCGGGAACGGAAGGCGCTCAACCTCGCCGGCAATCCGCACGTCGTGCTCACCACGGGGACCAACACGTGGGCCGAGGGGTACGACCTCGTCGTCGAGGGCGAGGCGGTGCGCGTGACCGACGTGGCCCGGCTGCGCGGGCTGGCCAAGGCGTGGGAGGAGAAGTACGGCACCGAGTGGCACTTCGAGGTCCGCGAGGACGGGGCGTTCCAGGGACAGGAAGGGTCCTCTCTCGTCTTTGCCGTAGCGCCGCGCACCGCTTTCGGGTTCGGTAAGGGAGAGCCGTTCAGCCAGACGCGCTGGCGATTCGAGTGA